tgataagtggggtgccgcaggggtcggtgctaggcccacagctgttcatcatttacattgatgacttggaggaggggacaaaatgtggtgcagccaagtttgcagatgacaccaaattgagtggaagagcaaaattgtaatgaggatgtggagagtctgcagttggatatagttaagctggatgagtgggcataggtctggcagatggagtacaatgttagtaagtgtgaggttatccactttggcaagaaaaataaaagagctgaatattatttaaagggtgaaaaactacaacatgctgttgtgcagagggacttgggagtgcttgtgcatgaatcgcaaaaagttaggttgcaggtgcagcaggttattaaggaggcaaatggaatgttggccttcatcgctagaggaattgaattcaggagtagggaggtaatgttgcaactgtataaggtactggtgagactgcatctggaggactgtgtccagttctggtctccatatttgaagaaggatatactggctttggagacggtccagaggaggtttactaggttgatccctgggatgaaggggttgactgatgatgaaagattaaatcgtctaggattgtattcactcgagttcagaagaatgagaggagatcttgtagaaacatataggattatgaagggtatggataggatagatgtaggaaggttttttgagctggccggggaaactaaaatgagaggacacagtctcaagatttgggggagtagatttaggacagagatgaggaaaaatagtttttcccagagagtagtgaatgtttggaattctctatccagggaagtggttgaggctgattcattagacatatttaaaattcggttagataaatttttacatgacagAGGAATTGggtgatatggggagaaggcaggtaggtggagttaggtcataaattagatcagccatgatcttattgaatggcggagaaggctcgatgggccatttttggcctactcctgttcctacttcctatgtttcttcagacaacaatcctgatagatcacatcgatgggggtgggggtgggggtggagcgagggggagggaggcGACTCCAGtgctcctctctgtctctctttgatAGTAAGATTGCAGGAATATATTTGTACAATGCATATTAAAATTCCCATTGTTGATTTGAAGTTTGTTCTCAAGAGGATAAATTTCCACGAGAATGGAACCTGGAGATTTTGATTAGAATTACGCCATCTTGTGTTGTTAGGGACTGTATGTTCTTTTGGGACATCCCAAAATACCCTACATCTAATGAAGGATTTTGAAGTGCAGTTAAATCTCAGTAATAAGGAAGCAGATATTTTTAAACCCAAGAGTTTCCCTGGCCACCTGGAGATAATTGCTCTTCTTCAACTTAGTGCTCTAAGATCTTTTATATTCACCAGAGGGCCATGGTGATGAAGGCTTTCTAATTATATTCCTTGTATCCATAGAGAGAATGacgtgtatttttaaaaaaatctgtgagGATGTTACAGGTCTGTGAGCTGTGAAAgagatactttaaaaaaaatgcatcacgTGATTTTGTCTTGTTTGCACTCTGCTTGCTGCAGACTTAAATGAGTGAATGAGTGCACTTGGCTTTACAGACTAATTTAAAAGTACCTAGCTAGTGGTGAGaatggggtgagggggtggtgtTTGGGGTTCCAAATTGATAGAGAGGTTCTATACTGGAAGCTAACTCTTTCTCTGTCACAGATGCTGCAAGACTGCCAAATTTTTCTAGCATTAtctgtttttattattttagaAAGCAATACTGGTTGTATTTGTAAAATTGCAAATGCTTGGCAACATGGACATTTCTTGATATGAAAACAAAATTAGTACACTCACAAAAAGGACAAAAACATGGTAAGAAACACAAAAATGGGATATATTTGAAAGCTAAAGAAACAAAAACTCAaaaattcatttaaaatgcaCTTGAGTATTTAAATATGTACTTCATGGCCAACAGGCGACAATAATAATTCAGTGATGTGTGAGTGTGAAAAAATTGTTTTATTATTAAAGGTGAATATTGTTACCTGTGTGACACAAGCAAATTTCTTGGCACAATTAAGTACATTGGATGTCCCTTTCGAAATTGAACCAGGACTGTGAAATATTTCAAAGTTCGGTACTGATAACTAAATGCTGCAGGCAATTAGGGGATGACATGGCCAATCTGAGGGATTTGCCAATATAGTGTAAGTTCAGAATGTTCTTGGGCACAGAGTTAAGGGAAAGATGTGGATGTGGGTCATGGAGTCATTGAGttctacagtatggaaacaggccttttggcccaacagGTTATACTGACCAGGTTATTTAAGCTGGTCGCATTTGCCTACATTCAGTCTATAttcctctaaacatttcctattCATATACCAATCTAAAtgatttttgaatgttgtaattatttttgcctctaccacttcttgCAGCTCATTCTACATACCTGCCACACTTTGTGACTCTCAGGTCCCTTTTGAATTGTTTCCCTCGCACCTTAAATATATGCCCCCTAGTTCAAGATTCCCctccccctcatgattttatatatcttGCAAAGTTCAGCTTCAGCCTCCTACgcttcagggagaaaagtcccaggttATTCAACCTCTTGTTCTAACACAAGTCTGCCTGTCACAGTAATATTCTTATGAATCTGTTCTGTACTCTTTCCAGCTTAATTTATCTTttaaggcatacagcatggtaacaggctctttcggcccatgaacccatcaccaacccctggtacgttttgaagggtgggagaaaaccggagcacccggaagaagCCCACtccaacatggggagaacatacaaattccttacagagagcccAGGGTTTgatccctggtcctgattgctggtgttgtaacagcattgagctaaccactacactaatcttGCTGCCACTTAATGACATCTTTCAGTCAACTGGGCACTAAAGCTGCACACCGCTCTCCATGTGAGGtcacaccaacatcttgtacagttgtagaaCCAATGACTCTCTACCATCTAAAATTGGTGGATAGCTACTGAAGATACAGTCTTTGATTATGTCTTGTAATTTGGCTTACAGTTCAGTTGAAGATTGATAGTCATGTTGTATTTACCTGAAGGTCTTTTTTGATGAGTATCAGTGATATTCCATTTATATGTCAGTTCCAAATAACCCATGATGAAACACAGTTAAAATGTTCAAGAAAAGTTGGACTGAGACACAACCAATCACACCAGGTACAGATCTGAACAATTATCAAAGATCTGTATCAGTATAATTACATTTAGTCAGCTACATTTGGCAGACTTTATTGCCAACATCACAATACTCTGTAAAATATCTGTCAGCCAATCTTTTCAACATGTGCTTTTATTTAATCAAGAAGCAGCCTTTGTGTTATATTATGAACCAAATTCCACGGTTTCCTTTCTTCATGCATTGTAGGTTTTAATATGTGAAATTCACTAAATATCTTggacttgaattttttttccccaaacagaTGCTGTTCTCTTTAATTAAGCTGTCGCTCCTCCTAATTTATTTGCCCTGCACTAGCAAATTGGGTTACATGTTTAcactttctttatttttcttttctgaaaAATGTATCAGAatataaaagattaaaaaaaagactgcaaatgctggaatttgaaacaaaaatagaatacTGGAAGGACTCCAGATCATAAATGATCCACATCAACCtggacatactctgttctcgttgctgccatcagggaagaggtacaggtgccacaaaaccCGTACTCCCAGATTCACAAATATCTGCAGCTCCTCAACCATCAGAATCCTGAACCACAGACTCCTTCAGAGACtcctttaaagactcttactttgctcattgtttattactgaatatttatttgtgtatttgcacagttagtttgcttacaatttctttcttgtttacatttcttctttagcctacatttctttcttcttgactaCAGTTTATagataccagtaattagaaattctacctatcccacaggaaaaatattctcagtgttatatgtgatgtcatgtatgtactctgacaataaatttgaacttttgacTTTGGGCTCAATAGGTCACATGACCCTGTATCTGGGCTGAGTCCTGGAGCAGGTTATCAATCCTAAACATCAACCTGcatcttttgcctccacagacgctgcttgacctgctaagttcttccagcattttgttttattataaAAAGATTGGCAACTTGACAGAAATAGAAAGTTGTAGTAAATGGAGATAGCTCAGATTAGGAGAGATGGGCCTGAGGGTTCACTATGATGTCCAGTTATTTCTtggtatacattaatgatttgagcCTGAAACCAGGAAGCAACCATGACATTTTCTGTTGATATAAAAGTTTAGTATTCTCTTAAAGAAGTCGGCATTCAATAATTTTTAAGAAGATATACATGGACTGGAATCCCGGACAATGTTGAAATTACTCTGTGGAAAACCACCCTAAGGAGACCTAAAAGCTCAAGTAGTTCTTTGGAAAAGAAAAATATCatattttaatttcaattgtCAAGACATACTTGGGGGAAAAAGAGCAAAGAAGGAATGATAAATGTGTATGCAATATTTTCATAACCATAAGTAACACACAACCACACCATATATGCAACTTTGGGTGCCTCATGTATGAAATGGAATAAAGTTAGTGGGAGAATTCATTACAAAGGTGGAAGTAGAAAGGCAATAGCTATAAAATGAGATATTTTAGCTGTAATGTAGGGTACTTTGATTCATTACAATAAGCAAGCAAAATAGATTTTGTAGATTATAATGCAAAACTTTTCAATAGAGGATGAGGGGATATCTATTTAAAGGGAAAAAATAAGAGGGTCATTATAAAATTGTTATCAAGAGCTTAGTGAAGAAATTACTTTATTGCTTGAAATTTACACTGCTTTTGTATTAAATGCACATTATAGTTGTGATAATGGGTTCTAATATCCCTCAaattaatgaatttaaaattatgaaagtataTATCCAAGGGAGAGTACAAAGTATGACAAGGGTTGAATTTCTTTCCACAGCAGACTGTTGGAGTGGAGAATCATTTCCCACAGCATCTTTGTTGCTGCAACATTAGTATTTTTTAAAGGCAAAACTAGGTAAATAATGAAGGTCATTTAGGGAAGAGAAAGTAGGGGATTGTATGTTCAGGACAGTTTTCTGCATTATTATTATTCAAAATATCTTCATTCATTTTTGGCTAAAATATGTGACTGACATCACAGAATTCATTTTTTATTTGATTGATCAAGGATGGGACAGACACAGCGATCCATTTGATGCAATTGCTTTGGATTTCCTTAAGTCTATTTTTAGTAATTTAATTCACTATAATTTAGCCCTTTTGCTCTAATTTTTTAAAGATAGAGCTTCCTCTGTCTCTTCACAATTCAACAATCCACAGAAAATTCCATAATTGATCCTCAGCTCTGATATCGTTTTCTCATCATTCATATTGCATGTTTATCTTAATCCTGCTATAAATTACTTTTTGAAAATTGCTGATCCATTTTGTGATTCATTATCCTGAATACATTCTCATGTGAAAGCTTTAAGTCTATGCCAGGACTCATCCTAAGCCATACCCCTGTTCTTGCTGATATGTTGCATCCCATAACAAGATGAACCTCTGGATAGCCTAGTTTATTCAGAATAGCCCTAATTATTGAAACATGCAACTCAAACCTGGTTGATAGTTTGACTCTGTCAGCTCCCTAATTCCACTGTGTTTTTGTTTCTAGTTTTACTCTTGGGTTATTTGCATTAAAAATGATGGATTTGAATGACTAATGTATCTTATGTTATAAGAATGAAAAGTTGCTACAGTGTGTAGTCTCCTATTTCTGTTTTTGCATCTCGAGTCATGCTTTCCTCAAATTAGAGTTGACAGCAATCTGGAAAAACTCAACCCATTTTATTAATGTGTAACCACTTGCATTTCATTACATCtttcttgaagaaaaaaaatgcacgATTCTTGGGAGGAAATTATCACAATCACATGCAAAGGTTGAAGGGAAATATTTAATGAAGCTTTCAAAGTTGATGAGAAGTGGAACAggagaaaggaattaaaaaggaaaattgaGAGCAGGCGCACATTGTTTATATGCTGAGCGATGAATAGCAGAGGAAATGGATGGTGGAGATGAGATGGATACAAGACCAGAATGTAGAATGGGCTCTTATGAATGAAGAGAGGTGAAATGATCCCTTGGAGAATCTTGCAAACCATGTCAGATTTTTGGATAATTgtagcctgttttttttttaaataaactctCCATTTAAAATTTGCTGCatcatttataaaatatactttgatgaagggctcaagcccgaaacatcagttatgtatctctgcctttatgctacataaaggacactgtttgacctgtgagcttctccagcattttgtgtttttacttaaaccacACGGtgactacagaattttgtgatttactttataAAATGTTTGCATTTCTCTTTCAGAATAATACTTTTGAACATCATTTAAATGGAGAACGTGTGTGACCTGATCAAGATGCCTACTTTGCTTGTTGAAGAGGAAAGAATTAGTATTGCACACTTTACATATATTGTTGGATGAGGTAATTGGCCATGTGATTATGCAGACATCCCAGCATGAAGTTGATGGACCAATTCTTAGCTCGCTCTACTTATTTTCTGCTGCAAAGTTTTGTGCTCTTGATGCTGTGCTCTCACTCCACCGGCATGTGTCCCAAAGGCTGTCTGTGTTCTCATGTCAGCAGTTTAAATGTCAGCTGCAGCAATGCAAATCTGAAAGAGATTCCCAAGGACCTTCCCCCAGACACAGCCTTACTCTATTTGGACTCTAATCAGATAAGGTCTGTTCCCAATGAGATCTTCAAAGATCTGTACCAGCTGAAAGTACTTAATTTGTCCAAAAACATTATTGAATCCATAGAGGAACAGGCATTCAAAGGGGTGGCTGATACCTTGCAGACTCTTGATCTTTCAAACAACAAAATTAAAAGTGTGCACAAAGATACATTCAGCAAGCTCAAAGGCCGAGCTCAGATTTCTGATAATCCATGGCACTGTGACTGCACCCTGCAGCAGGTACTGCATGATCTGCCATCTAAACACGAAACAGCTAGCCACATCATCTGTGAGACTGCAGTTCTGGAGCAACACACTGGAAAATCCTTCCTCAGTGCTGCAAATGAAGCTGACCTCTGCAATCTGTCCAAAAAGACAACTGATGTGGCAATGCTAGTCACCATGTTTGGCTGGTTCACCATGGTAATTTCATACGTAGTGTACTATGTACGTCAAAACCAAGAGGATGCAAGAAGACATCTTGAATATTTAAAATCACTCCCAAGCAAGCAAAAGAAGCCAGAGGAATCAGATGACATTAGCACTGTACTGTAATGGGGTGTGAGATATTTTCATAAAAAGGGTTGAAATGGAGTTTTTTCTGCAGATATTTAAATCATACCCACTCAGCAGAAAGTAGACAACAGTTGTAGCTGCAATGATATTGATggcggtgtttttaaaaaaaaacatgttatcAAGTAAAGATGGAGAATGGAGAATCCATTAAAAAAATCCCTACAAACACTTTAATCAATAGCAATTATGGCCATGGATTCCCTAGTATGGAGCTATTGGGTTTTTTTAGAAGCTTTAAAAATCCAGTCCAGTGATATAAATGGTATTCAAGTTTCGCATGGCATTCCTAAGtctcatattttaaaaagaagtgAATTAAAGCCCCCATTATGATGGTTAATGGAAAGAAGTACAACAGCAATAAAAGCATCAGCAGCGAACAGTCCTGATGGATAATAGTTAATAGTTTCATGGTGGAAAAATGTGAAAGGACACCTTGATTCATCATTGTGCTCACAACCTACATGAAAATGAGCTCTTCAGTTGAAAGATAATATTGCAAGAGCATTGGGAAATAACTGTGTCAGGAGTAGTAACCTCTACCTTGCCTCTCTATTCACATTTGTATGTTTCAGGCTCTGCAGCTTGATGTGTGTGGAATAGCTTGTATCCTATCTGAGCAGGCAAAGAATGGGAAAATGTTCAAGTGGCCATCTTAAGAACTGTCCCTGGACTGATGAGTGTCTGCATCTTCTGAGAGCCCAGCCTGTCAGGATGAGGCGTAGAACCAGTTCCATTTACAGTTGGGCATTTAACTGGTATCAGCTGATTATGCAACGTAATCAACCAAAGGCTGGGTGAGCAAGGGTTACAGGGCGCTACTTAAATAAAGATCAAAGAAAGGGAAAGGTCACTAAGGAAAAGTCGAGGAAAACTATTCTTAGGAAAAATTTCGACCAAGCTACCCAATAAAAACAAACAGCAAGGGTGGCAGGAATAGATCTGGAACTTCACTTGCAGGATATCTATATCAAACTGAACTGTATGGGTCAACAGGCTCAGCTAACAGAGGTGAGGATCCTAACCTTTGCATAGTTGACATTCTAAAAATAGGATTGAAATAACCTTTTGATCACTGTTTATAGTCACAATAGGAATATTTTCTGGCTGTGTCAATCTCATCTTCTGCAGCAGTTCACATATAGGACAAAATTACTCCTAAAATGGTTGTTTCATCCAAGATGAACTTTAAATGTATCGCGAAGATCCATAAAGGAATGTAAAATTTCTTTCAAAATAGATATGGAACGTCTTTGGATTAATTAAACCCAGTCTTAATTGGTATGTGTCAACAGCCGCCCTACCCTGTGAAAATATAAACTCTCAGCTGGCATCAACAAATAACATAGTCAGTATCAAAATTCATTTGTACCTGTGCCTGCCAGTCTTTCTGAAAGGCGGGCAGTAAGATTCCTCACTGTTATATGAGGGTATCATGTCAAGATGAGGATTAGTCTATGATATAGTGACAAAGGGAGCTGAGGTTCTCAGTGACTGGCCTTTTGCAGTTCATTTCACATTAGAAGCAAAGTGGAAAGAGTTCTATTCTCTGGTGATACATTTGTTGAAGGCCCCAGTGCTAAATATAATATATTCCATGTTGGAACAGGAATATAATATTCAGCCTCTTAAATCTGTTCTGCCATTTCATTCCAGCAGAATTGAAAGGTACCTCCAAATGTACTTGCCTTTTCTCCTTCTTTACGTCCTTACTTTAGAAAACATCTCTTTATCTCAGTACAGATTTTTTATTGACCCACTGCCAACAGGATTAAGAGAAAGATTCCAATTTCAAGTACCTTTAATGCAAAGTAACCCCCAAATGGTCTTGTTCGAATTAAAAATAATAGCTTGAGGTCCTTTGAGTGCATTCTGAATGGATGGTCTCATCAACAATGGATGAGGAGAGGTTTAAGTTTGATTGATAACTCCCATGCAAAATTATTCTGTTGGAACTTATTTTCACAGACTAAATAGACACTTGGACAAAGTACCAAGAAGCATTCAGCACCTAAATCCTATGATATGGTCAAGAATCGgtgagaaaaagaaaatgttgttCTACCAAATGATTGACTGCATAAAAGTTCATTTTTAATAAAGGAGCATGGTGCTTGTTTTACTAACGAGTTCATTAGAACTAAATGGAACAGCTGAGCTGAGTGGTAAAGCACCATCTGATAGCTCTCCTTGCCGAGCAACTCTCACCATTTTGGGTCTTAAGATTAAGCACAATCTAAAACCGAATGATCCTGATCTCCTTTTAAGTGCCTGAAATCTGTTTTGCCTGTTTATGTGTATTACATCTTAGATAATTTCTGTATATGAAAAATTTTGTTATCTTCCATCTGATAGGCAAATGCATTTGCATAGATGGTATTAATGTTATGTCCAGCTACTGTATTTGTCATACTTGTATTCAGTCTTAGAATAAAATAAGTGCCAAATGAGGAACACCTGCTGATTTCATTTTTACTTGTTTATCTTTATGATTAATTAATTATTCCTATTTTTTggaaaatgtttcaaaatgaattgtggattttttgaaaatatttggaacAACAACATTAATAGCAAGAATAGCATATTTAAAATTCCCAACATTTTTTATCCTCCATAAAACAAACCTGGGTGGAATTAGATCATCTAAAAGATTAAGGGAAAATTTCTGTGCAAGTTGAAACCGTACATGGACTGGTTGAACTAAATGTGAATTTTTATGGGCTGGAAATTTTATTGCATAGCATGTACTTTGAAACGGAAAACTGATTATGAGGGTGAGATCAGCAGTAACACATTATCCCCAAGCATATAATGTGCTTATTGACAGGTATGACCCAGTGTGTCAAGCAATGTTCCAACACACAGATCATTACTGCTgcatcaataaagtgcatgtaAACACTGAAAGATCATGCAAAATCAATTCCATCTTAAAAGTTCTACATGTTGTGACCAGAGAACTGTGGACAAAAGGTGGCTGAGGCTGAACATGGGAGGTAAAGTTGAGGATAGTAAAATTCCTCCCAGGTTATGCCTGGACTCTGGGTTGCATGTCAGGCCCAGTTTTCAACACCCCAATACCTCTTCCCATTCGCTCTCTACACCCACTCAACATAGGTTGTCAAATGACTTTGTGGTAAGTAGGTATGGATCCatcacagtgaacactgggatATTGTACTGGTGGGTACAGGTCAAGTGATGTATTGCAGAATAGAGAACCAGTGGAGGTAGATCTCTTCATTTATAATACTGGGATATTATGGGTAATAGTTTGTAATATAAACAGCTCTCACTATATTGACAAGGGTACAGGTCTATCACTGTTTAATGTGGGTATAGATCTAAAGGATACAGATGTTACAcaatgtaacactggggtactgcGCTGATGGGTACAGGTCTGCCAGTGTATAACAATGGGGGTGTAGGCAGCTAGGGAAGATGGGCTCCAACTCGAGTTCAGGTTCAATAGCCAAAGACTTTTCACCAGACTGCAAGTGCAGATGGCTACCAGACATTGGGACCAGATGGTTACCAGACATTGGGACCAGATGGCTACCAGACATTGGGACCAGATGGTTACCAGACATTGGGACCAGATGGCTACCAGACATTGGGACCAGGATGAGGAAGTGCAATAGAGATCAGGCTGTTTAATTTGGAAGCATCGAGCTCAGTGTGCACTGGACAATGTGTGGTAACAAAGCATCCTGGTCCTAGTTTCTCTCCCAAATTCTGGTTGGAGACAGACATATAGAGATGAGCTTGAGGGTGagctgatgctgtaaattgcagTGGATATGGAGAAGGCAATTGTCCAGCTTTCTGAAGAATGGCAGCAGGAATTATTAGTGCTGAGATCCAAATATGATCAGTTAGGATTTTTCTGAATGGTCTGGCTTGTTGCCTTCAGAGACTACCTTGAATAGCATACTCACTGATGGCAAAAGTGTTTTCAGAACTATGGCCAGACTTTAGAAAAAGGCACTTACAaattttattgtttcttttctttcttacaCTTACATTTTAATTTCGAgattatagcatggtaacaggatctTCTCATCCACAAGCCCGTATTTATCTCACACAGTTGCCACtctagaccattcagccctttgttGTTCCCAGTGGTACAGTGAGGTATGCAGCAGTCCTGACCTGGAAACATCCAGGACGCAACCTGTTCTACCTTGCTGGAAGAAAAAAGTATCAACCCTACTTGTCACATTATCCTCATCTGAGCCATGTGTTGCGATGTGTGACATCTCTGAGTAAAGTGTAGTTGGACTTTTTTGTGTCTTTTGCATTTGATTTTTCTGTACTCCACACTTTTCTCTTTTCCACACAGAGGCCCTACACAAACAACGGAAGGACTTCACCATCTCATAAATACCCCATCCACTCACCTTATCAGCCACATCCTGTCCCTTCTGCAGAATAGTCTGCACCCACATTGGCATCATTAGCCACCCCAGAACCCACAAGACCAAAGTTGATGCAACTTGATCCAAGGAATTGCCCAAGAAGATGGAACAATGCTA
The Narcine bancroftii isolate sNarBan1 chromosome 1, sNarBan1.hap1, whole genome shotgun sequence genome window above contains:
- the lrrc3b gene encoding leucine-rich repeat-containing protein 3B; its protein translation is MKLMDQFLARSTYFLLQSFVLLMLCSHSTGMCPKGCLCSHVSSLNVSCSNANLKEIPKDLPPDTALLYLDSNQIRSVPNEIFKDLYQLKVLNLSKNIIESIEEQAFKGVADTLQTLDLSNNKIKSVHKDTFSKLKGRAQISDNPWHCDCTLQQVLHDLPSKHETASHIICETAVLEQHTGKSFLSAANEADLCNLSKKTTDVAMLVTMFGWFTMVISYVVYYVRQNQEDARRHLEYLKSLPSKQKKPEESDDISTVL